Part of the Persephonella sp. genome is shown below.
GAGAAATCCTTTGTTCCGTATCCTGTTCCTTTAAAGCAGTCAAAATACTCATAAAACCCAAATCTTATAGGCAGTTCCAGAATTGTTTTTTCAAGGTGTTCTGCCTTTTGCTTAAAACCGTATCTCTTAAGGCCATGATATATCAACCAGTTTATATTTATCCAGATTGGACCCCGCCAATAGTTATTACTTTTAAAATCTTTTTTCGTTTTGTCATAGTTTGGAATTGCAAAGCAGTTCTTTTCTCCAATCTGGCAGAAATTAAGAGAGTTAAGATGATGGAAAAGTTTTAAAGCCTGCTGGGTTGAAGCAACTCCACCAAAAAGCGGAACAAATCCTGCAGCAGTTTCAACCTCAATTAGTCTTTTGTCTATATAATCATAAGCAAAGAAAATATTTTTTTCACTGCTAAAAAGATTATCTCTTACTGCTTTTGTGGTCATGTAATACCACTCTTCCGGCTTTTTATAGTCTTCTCCAATAATATCTGCGATTTTTACCAGAGCCTCATTTGAAGCTGCCAGTATAGAGTTAAACATAGGGTCAAAAACTATAAATGGGCATTCTTTGAATATTTTTTCTTCCTGATAGTTGTTTTTTCTAAACAGGTCAACCAGATATATGTATCTGTAGTAATCCTCATCCCTTGGCCTATGTTTAGGGTCTATTATTTTGTTATCTTTTCTTTCAAAATAGGGAACTTTTACTTTGGACAGGTCTATCTTTTCCAGAACACTGTCCCACATTGGAGAATTATCCATTCCAGATTCCCAAGGATGCCTTATATAAATAAGCCCGTTGTCATCTGGATTTCTCTCAAGATAAAAATACATATGGAGCTTTATAAGTTTTGGATAAATCCACTGAAGGAATTCCTTTGCTTTTTCCTTATCAGGTGCATTTTCATATATTTTCAGTACTGCATATCCATGGATTGGGGGCTGTGTTATTCCTGAGGTCATAAATCCATCTGGAACAAGTCCTGATTTTTCAGCCTGCCAGAAATCAGGTTCAGGAAAATATCTGCCCAGATTATTCTGGTTAAAAACAATATGTGGAAGCATACCGTTTTTCCACTGGGCGTTAAACAGAGAGGTTAATTCCTTTACAGCCCTTTCAAAGTTATATCTGGAATATCCAATGGCTATAAAGCCACTATCCCAGTTCCACTGATGAGGGTATAGATGGACGGATGGAACGGTGTATTTGCCGGTCCAGTTTTTATCTAAAATCTGTTTTGCTTTATCTATATATTCTTTTAGAGGCATGGCTTTACACTATATCAACGGATTTTTCACCCTTCGCCAGCTCCCCTATCACAAAGAACTTTTCTCCCAGTTCCTCCAATATTTCTACTGTTTTATCCTTTTCCTTTGCTGGAACCACAAGTATTAAGCCTATGCCCATATTAAATGTCCTGAACATCTCTTCTTCAGGAACATTTCCTTCTTTTTGTATCCATTTAAACACAGGTAATATTTCCCAGCTTCCCTTCTGGACAACAGCTTTTAGACCATCATTTATAACCCTTATTAGATTACCTGGAATTCCGCCTCCTGTAATATGAGCTATAGCATGTATATCAACTTTTTCGGCAAGGGACAGAACAGTTTTTACATATATCTTTGTCGGTGTTAAAAGTTCTTCACCAAGTTTTTTACCAAACTCTTTTATATACATATCGTAAGAATAGCCTTTCATTTCTATCAGTTTTCGGACAAGGGAATATCCGTTACTGTGAACTCCTGAAGAAGCAATGCCAATCAGGATATCCCCTTCTTCTGTTTTTGAACCATCAAGCATTTTTTCCCTTTCAACAACACCAACAGCAAATCCTGCAAGGTCATATTCTCCTTCATCATACATCCCTGGCATTTCGGCAGTTTCTCCACCTATCAGTGCACATTCTGCCTGTTTGCAACCCTCTGCTATTCCTTTCACAACATCAACGGCAACTTCTGGCTTTAACTTACCTGTGGCAAAATAATCAAGGAAAAATAAAGGTTTTGAAGTGGTAGTTACAAGGTCATTAACACACATTGCAACAAGGTCTATACCGATTGTATCGTGTTTATCAAGTATCTGGGCTATTTTCAGCTTTGTTCCGACACCATCTGTTGAAGAGGTTATCACAGGTTCTTTATATTTTGCGATTTCCAGCAGATATGCCCCTGCAAATCCACCTATTGGGGTAATAACATTTTTGTTAAATGTTTCTTTTACAAATCCTTTTATCTGCTGGACAAATTTATCTGCCTTTTCTATATCAACCCCTGCATCCTTATAACTGAGCATCTTTCTTCTCCTATAAATTTTCTTCTGTAATAATTTTTAGCTGTCCTTTATCACGGATTAAATATAATACTTTGTTTACTGACTTTATTTCATCCCCTGAAAGATAAGCAAGCTTAAAGGCAATTACATAATAAGTCTGGTTTCTCCTTCTATCTAAAAATGCCTTTTTGTTTAGTATATGCACAAAAGGTTCATTATTGTTTATTGAGTAAAACTCCTTTTTAAACTGTTTCTTCAGGTTAAAAATATCCCCACCTGCAAATTTGAAATAAGGGGAATAAACGGAAAATATTCCATCTGTTTTGCCTTTATAAATATCTAGCAAGGTTTTCTTCCATCTATTTAAAAAATTATCTATATCCTTCCTTAGCTGTTTGTATTTTTTTTCGTCAAGCAATACAAAATTTTCTTGGATAACAACAGGAGTTTTCCCAATCCTTATATAATCTGATATTTTTGCAAAATCTTTATTTGTAAGAATTACACATCCCTTTGAGCTGAAGAATAAAGGATTTTCCTTATCTGTTGCATGTATCCAGATACCATCCCCATTCCTATGGATAATATATTTATCAAGGGCATTAGGATAATTTAATGGATAAGCACCTATTCCATAAGCAGCCGGAAGTTGACTTTTTGATTTATAGGACTTTGGAAAATAAACACCCTCAGGAGTTTTCATATCTCCAAGTTCCCTTTTGTCCCCAAATTTAAAGCCTGTAATTGCAATAGAACTATCCACTACCTCCGGAACTCCATTTTTTAATTGAACTACAATTAATTTTTGTTTTGATTTGCTTACAACTATAGCCCTTTCCATAGGTGGAAGATAAATAACGTTTCCGTATAAAAGCTCTTTAGCTGAAGTCAGTGATATCAGAAGTAAAAATGCTAATAAATACCTCATATCCCGAAAAACTTAACCAGAATAAACATAATTATCCAGGTATAAATCCCTGCAATAATATCATCGGCCATAACTCCTAAACCTGAAGGAAGTTTTTCAAACATTTTGATTGGCGGAGGTTTGAGGATATCAAAAATTCTAAAAAGAACAAAAGCTATTAAAAGATGCTGCCATGAAGGATAAAAACCTATCATTGAGACCATATAACCTGCTATCTCATCAATAACAACATACTCAGGGTCTTTGTCCTTGAATGTTTCAACAACAACTGTAGAAGCCCATATACCAATAAGAAAAACTGCAAGAGTTATAAAAATCTCATTCCACAGCTGATACTGTCCACCTCTTGTCCAGTAAATAAGAATTGGGAATATACCTACCAGCGTTCCAATAGTCCCAGGGGCAATAGGAATTTTACCAACAAACAGCCCTGTGGCAAGCATGAAAGCAACCATAGTTTTAAAATCTTCTGGAGCCTGTTCCTGAGGAGTTTGATTTTGTGTGTTTTCCTGCTGCTGAACTTCCTGTTTTTCCACTTTTCCTCTCCTGAAAACCAGTTTTGAACTAAGTAATTATAACCATAAAGTTGATAAAAAATTTTTTAAGATTTAAAATTTATAACACTGTTTGAAAAAAATTCTGGAAAGGATGGAGAGGCGATATGTCCTGGATAAGTCTTGATAAATTAAACAAGTTAAAGGAAAAATTTGATTACCTCCAGATAAATGAAAACGACAAAGGTTTTCACTCTGTAAATGTCCCAAAAGAAAATCTAAAAGATTTTTTAAAATTCCTCAAATCTGATCCTGAATATAGCTTCAAAATGTTCATAGATTGGACAATTATAGACCACGGGGTAAAAGCAGACCCAAGATTTGAGGGTGTATTAATCCTATTTTCCCCTGAGCACAAAGAAAGAATAATCGTAAAATCCTGGGCTATAGATGAAACTCTCCCAACATTGACAGATATCTGGCCAGGTGCCAAATGGGCAGAAAGGGAAGCCTGGGATATGTTCGGTATAAAATTTGAAGGCCATGAAAATCTGGTAAGAATGTTTATGTGGGAAACTTACCCATATCACCCCCTTAGAAAAGATTTCCCATTAAGGGGACATGAAGAGGTTGAACTACCATCTCTTAACGAAAAAGAGAGAATGGACCAGCTTGAAGGCCTCCAAAACTACTCCAGAATGCATACAGCCCTGCCGACACTTGAAGACCTTGAAATAACCCAGAAAAAAAGAATGCCAAACAAAAAATCCCAGGTTGTTTTAAACTGGGGTCCTCTCCATCCAGGGACACACGGAACAATCTGGTTTTTATTCGATATGGAAGGTGAGTATGTTCAGGAGTGCGACATCATCATCGGGCAGCTCCACAGAGGTGTTGAAAAACTGGCAGAAAATATGAATGTTCAACAGATAATTCCTTATACAGACAGAATGGACTATATCGCCTCAATGAATGAAAACCATTCTGTATGTGTTGCAGCAGAAAAACTCCTCGGTATCCACGAGAAGATTCCTGAAAAAGCAAAATATATCAGAACTATGCTTGCCGAGCTTTCCAGAATAAACTCACACCTTCTCTGGCTTGGAACTTATGCCCTTGACCTGGGTGCCCTGACAATGTTCCTCTATACATTCAGGGAAAGGGAAAAAATAATGGATATATTTGAGGGTATCTCAGGTGCAAGGTTTACTATAAACTACTTTAGGGTAGGCGGTGTTTACGCAGACCTACCTTACGGTGCTTTAGACGCTATTGAGCATTTTATAAAAGATTTCCCAGCCAGATTAGGTGATTATGAAACACTTCTCACAAGAAATAGAATATGGCTCAAAAGAAATATAGACGTCGGAATCATTACAGAAAAAGATGTTTATGATTACGGTCTTACAGGTGCAGTGGCAAGAGCTTCCGGTGTTCCTTATGATCTTAGAATTATAGACAAATATGATGCTTACGGTGAAGTTGAGTTTGATGTGCCTGTTGGAGAAAAAGGAGATTCTTACGACAGATATCTGGTCAGAATTGAGGAAATGAAACAGTCTGCAAGGATTGTTGAACAGTGTATTGAAAAACTGAGAAAGATGTCAAAGAATGACCCATTCTTCTATGAACCGGAAGATAAAAAGATGAAAATAACAATAGATGGTAGAGGAACAAAACTGTTCAAAGGTGAAGTTTACGCAGGAGCAGATAATCCAAGGGGTGAACTTGGGGTATATATATACATGCCCAAAGATGGTATAAAACCACACAGATTTAGACTTAGATCCGGTGCTTTTTATAACCTGCAGATATTCCCAAAACTTATGATAGGAAGACCTATTGCAGATGCTATAACAATCCTTTCAACAATTGACCCGGTTGTTGGGGAAACAGACAGATAGGAGGCTAAAGATGGGGATCAAAAAAGTTGGATTAAATAGAAACGTTCAGCCTCAAACCATAGCTGAGAAAATATTTTTCCTTGATTTTATGAAGGGGCTGAAAACAACCATAAAACACCTGTTTAGAAAAGTAATTACAGTGGATTTTCCTTTTGAACTGGTTGAACCTGCACCAAGATTTAGAGGTGTTCACGGTCTTAGAAATGTTGACGGAACAGAAAAGGATGATTTCCAGGCATGGGTCAAAAAGCTGAAAATCAAGCCTCCTGAAATGGGAGAAACCAGATGTATTGCATGTAAATTCTGTCAGGCTGCATGTCCTGTTCCTGAAATTTTCATAATCAAAGCAGAAAAACTTGATGTTCCTGAAGACCATCCACATCATGGCCTAAAGGTTCTAAGCCAGTTTGATATGGATTTATCAAAATGTATGTTCTGTGGACTATGCACACTGGCATGCCCAACAGTATGTATCATCCACACAGATATATATGACCTGTCATCTTATACAAGAAGAGGATGGGTATTAAATAAAGAAACCCTTTCAAAAATTGCTGATGATTTTATAGCAAGAAGAGGAAAAGAAAAATACGACGATAAATCAGAGTGGCCAGACTGGCAGAAAATCTGGGATGAAGCTGACGCTGCAAGAGCGAAAGCATGGGATAATAACCCACCAAAACTTGGACCAAACTACGCAGACCAGCAATAAAAAACAGGGGATTTTCTATCCCCTTTCTTTGCTTTATAATATTTCACCTTAATTTCTAATTGGTGGTTCTTTTATGAAACTCACAGGAAAAGAAGAGCTTATATCAATAATCAAAGATAGAATAAAATCTGAAGGGAAAATCTCATTTAGGGATTTTATGGATATAGCCCTTTATTATCCGGAACTGGGATATTACACATCACCTGAGGAAAAAATAGGTGGTTTTGGAGACTTTTTTACAGCTTCTGAGCTTGATAGAGCCTTCGGAGAGCTACTTGCAAAACAGTTTGTAGAAATATACAACAAACTCAAAACAGACAAATTCCAGCTTGTTGAACTTGGGGCAGGTAAAGGATATCTGGCCTATGATATTCTGAACTACCTAAAATCCTATCATCCGGATATCCACCAAAAAACCGAATATATAATCATTGAAAAATCTCCATACCACATCCAGACCCAGAAGAAATTACTCTCAGAATTTGAAAATGTAAAATGGGTTCAGGACATAATAGATTTTGAAGATGAAAGTATCACAGGTGTTATTTTTTCCAATGAACTGTTTGATGCCTTTCCTGTTCATCTAATTAGAAAAATAAAAAGTAAAATCTATGAAGTATTTATAACCCTTGATGAAAATGATGAAGTTAAGGAAGTTCTGGAAGAAGCAAACGAAGATATTCTCAGATATCTAAAGGAGTTAAATATTAATCTTCCAGAAGGCATGCAGACAGAAATAAATCTGGATGCTGTAGATTACATCAAAAAAATAGGCAGAAAACTAAAAAAAGGATATGTAATTACCATAGATTATGGATATCCTTCTGCAGAGCTTTATAAACCATACAGGATGAGGGGAACACTCCTATGTTATTACAGGCATAGATACTCTGAAAACTTCTATGAAAATGTAGGAATGCAGGATATAACATCCCACGTTAACTTTTCCGCATTAAAGTATTACGGACATGTTGCAGGCTTAGATTTTACAGGTTTTACCGACCAGGCACACTTTTTAACAAATCTGGGGTTAATGGATATATTCGCACAACTGCAGGAACAAAATGATATAGAATCTTATGAGCGATTAAACAGACTAAAAACCCTTGTTCTTCCAAAAGGAATGGGAGAAAAATTTAAGGTTTTAGTCCAGCATAAAAATGTAGAAAATCCACAAATTCAAGGACTTGAAATGCTCCCTTACGCCAGCGATAGATATAAACTCTGATTTACAATAACCGAATATTAATTTATGGTTTTATTAAAAACAGTTTTAAAAAACTTGGTTCCAAAAGATATAGAAATTAAAAAAATAACAGATGAAAATATATCTGAGGATATAAAGGTCGCATATATATCAAAATCTGTTACTTTGCAGCAAATAGACAGAATATTCCAAAAAGCAAAAATTATTGGAATTTCCACACAGGACAAAAATCTTGAAAACTATATCAAGCAAAATTTTAATTTACTTTTGACCATCAACACAGATAAAGAGAATATTATTGTTTTTTCAAAATTCCATAAAACAACTAACTTTATAAAACCAATAATTTCTATATGTATTCCCTCTTATAACAGAAAAGAAGTTGTTTTAAAAGCTGTTTCTCTCTGGAATACTCAAAAAAATATCTCACCTGATATATATGAAATAATAATAGTTGAAAATGGCTCAGATTTATTATCTGAAGAGGACTTTAAAGAATACAAGAATATAAAACTACTTAAAATCCCCGAAGGGAATATAGGACTTGCCAGGAAAATAAGTGTTGAAAAAGCTTCCGGGGAATTTTTACTTCTTGTTAATGATGATACTTACCCCTCCGAAGACTTACTTATAAAGCACCTTACATATCAGCTTCTATTTTCAAAAGAAAAAATAGCCATTTTAGGTAAATTTTTACTTCATCCTGATTTTATAAAAGACAAAAAAAGCCAAGTTATAGTTGAAAACTGTCTTGATTTTTCGCAAAACTGTCTAAAAGATGGAACAATTATAAACGATATAGCTTTTTTCGTAACAAATAACTTATCAATTAGAAAAAAATATGTATTAAAAGCTGGAAATTTTTCAGAAGAACTTAAAAGAGGCGGTGAGGATAGCGAATTAGGTTATAAATTTTTCCAAAAAGGAGGAATAGTTTTATTTAAAGAAGACTTAATTGCATACCATTACCACAATTACATAAAAAACCTTGATAAAATTATGTTTAACAGAGGAATAACATCTGCACATATGATTTCAAAAAATGAAAAATTTTATAAAGATTTTTATGAAAAAAACATACAGCATATAAACCTAATGTTTAAAACCATTAATACAATCAATTTAAAAAGATTTGAGGAAGCCTTTTCTAAAAAATTTCTTCACTATCTATACTATAGATACAAACATCAATACTACAGAGGGTTACTTAAAGGATTTTTTAAGTATATAAACCCTGTTAAATTCCGCAGATTTTTTTCTATATATAAAAATCCCCCGATTATATCTATTTTTGTAAGCATAGATAAAAATAACTACAAAAATTTGAAAGTATTTGTAAAATCCCTATTAAAACAAACTTATTCTAACTGGGAACTAATAGTAATAACAAAAAACAATATAGAAAAAATAGATAAATTACTAAATAAATTAGTTCCACAGAATAAATACATACTAATAAATAATGGCTCAAACATGAGTAAATCTGACATAAAAGGCAAGTATGTGGCACTTTTAAAACCAGATAATGTTTTAATGCCCTATTACATTGAATCAATAACTAAATTTTATTCCATATCAGATACACCCATTATTTATGGTGATTATATTGATGGGCAAAATGTAAAAGTAAATCCAATTTTTGAAAATATAGAAGATTACCTGAAGTTTTATTCAGAAGGAAATATTTTAATACCTGAAACTTTTGTATTTAAGAGAAAAATTTTATTAAAAAATAATGTGGAATTAAGTAATATATCCCAAATGATACCATCACTATTTATCAAATATTTACCGGAGAAAATAGATTTACCTCTTATTATACTTTCTAAACCAATAATTCAAGACTGGTATGAAATTTATTCTAATATAAATCATTTAATATTTTTAGAAACAGAAAAAATAAAATATTTATTGAAACTCTTACAGGCCATCCTTAATAGTAATTCAGGAATTTTCCGTGAAAAAGCTTTAAAAGCAATTATCAATGATATTAAAAACATATCCTCTGACAAAGAACTAATTCATTTTTTAAAACAGATTGAATCAAAACTAAGTAATGTATAATTATTAATTCCTAAATTCTTCAAAATGGAGAAAG
Proteins encoded:
- a CDS encoding DUF547 domain-containing protein, with product MPLKEYIDKAKQILDKNWTGKYTVPSVHLYPHQWNWDSGFIAIGYSRYNFERAVKELTSLFNAQWKNGMLPHIVFNQNNLGRYFPEPDFWQAEKSGLVPDGFMTSGITQPPIHGYAVLKIYENAPDKEKAKEFLQWIYPKLIKLHMYFYLERNPDDNGLIYIRHPWESGMDNSPMWDSVLEKIDLSKVKVPYFERKDNKIIDPKHRPRDEDYYRYIYLVDLFRKNNYQEEKIFKECPFIVFDPMFNSILAASNEALVKIADIIGEDYKKPEEWYYMTTKAVRDNLFSSEKNIFFAYDYIDKRLIEVETAAGFVPLFGGVASTQQALKLFHHLNSLNFCQIGEKNCFAIPNYDKTKKDFKSNNYWRGPIWININWLIYHGLKRYGFKQKAEHLEKTILELPIRFGFYEYFDCFKGTGYGTKDFSWSAALFIDLIYDSFKEKPKSKRKLNQTLLMNTNGNTVLVEDTPQLIQDFSDFFKKIISQYARKGSVDYRKIQLSPEYKILQAVVSKFNHKDVVNHTNGNFQKAFLINLYNFMVIDFVIKMKIQNSVKEIDGFFTKLKYKIGSKEYSLDDIKAKLFEFGDKRVPFALVKGTASSSALRFVDSKQIEKILDQIASDFVNSPEVIVVPEKQKVLISEFFKWNNEYFPSNKDIFDFIAAYISDDKKREFLQNNQNINIRYISYDWNLNK
- the purM gene encoding phosphoribosylformylglycinamidine cyclo-ligase produces the protein MLSYKDAGVDIEKADKFVQQIKGFVKETFNKNVITPIGGFAGAYLLEIAKYKEPVITSSTDGVGTKLKIAQILDKHDTIGIDLVAMCVNDLVTTTSKPLFFLDYFATGKLKPEVAVDVVKGIAEGCKQAECALIGGETAEMPGMYDEGEYDLAGFAVGVVEREKMLDGSKTEEGDILIGIASSGVHSNGYSLVRKLIEMKGYSYDMYIKEFGKKLGEELLTPTKIYVKTVLSLAEKVDIHAIAHITGGGIPGNLIRVINDGLKAVVQKGSWEILPVFKWIQKEGNVPEEEMFRTFNMGIGLILVVPAKEKDKTVEILEELGEKFFVIGELAKGEKSVDIV
- a CDS encoding L,D-transpeptidase family protein translates to MRYLLAFLLLISLTSAKELLYGNVIYLPPMERAIVVSKSKQKLIVVQLKNGVPEVVDSSIAITGFKFGDKRELGDMKTPEGVYFPKSYKSKSQLPAAYGIGAYPLNYPNALDKYIIHRNGDGIWIHATDKENPLFFSSKGCVILTNKDFAKISDYIRIGKTPVVIQENFVLLDEKKYKQLRKDIDNFLNRWKKTLLDIYKGKTDGIFSVYSPYFKFAGGDIFNLKKQFKKEFYSINNNEPFVHILNKKAFLDRRRNQTYYVIAFKLAYLSGDEIKSVNKVLYLIRDKGQLKIITEENL
- a CDS encoding phosphatidylglycerophosphatase A, which produces MEKQEVQQQENTQNQTPQEQAPEDFKTMVAFMLATGLFVGKIPIAPGTIGTLVGIFPILIYWTRGGQYQLWNEIFITLAVFLIGIWASTVVVETFKDKDPEYVVIDEIAGYMVSMIGFYPSWQHLLIAFVLFRIFDILKPPPIKMFEKLPSGLGVMADDIIAGIYTWIIMFILVKFFGI
- a CDS encoding NADH-quinone oxidoreductase subunit D; its protein translation is MSWISLDKLNKLKEKFDYLQINENDKGFHSVNVPKENLKDFLKFLKSDPEYSFKMFIDWTIIDHGVKADPRFEGVLILFSPEHKERIIVKSWAIDETLPTLTDIWPGAKWAEREAWDMFGIKFEGHENLVRMFMWETYPYHPLRKDFPLRGHEEVELPSLNEKERMDQLEGLQNYSRMHTALPTLEDLEITQKKRMPNKKSQVVLNWGPLHPGTHGTIWFLFDMEGEYVQECDIIIGQLHRGVEKLAENMNVQQIIPYTDRMDYIASMNENHSVCVAAEKLLGIHEKIPEKAKYIRTMLAELSRINSHLLWLGTYALDLGALTMFLYTFREREKIMDIFEGISGARFTINYFRVGGVYADLPYGALDAIEHFIKDFPARLGDYETLLTRNRIWLKRNIDVGIITEKDVYDYGLTGAVARASGVPYDLRIIDKYDAYGEVEFDVPVGEKGDSYDRYLVRIEEMKQSARIVEQCIEKLRKMSKNDPFFYEPEDKKMKITIDGRGTKLFKGEVYAGADNPRGELGVYIYMPKDGIKPHRFRLRSGAFYNLQIFPKLMIGRPIADAITILSTIDPVVGETDR
- a CDS encoding NADH-quinone oxidoreductase subunit I, yielding MGIKKVGLNRNVQPQTIAEKIFFLDFMKGLKTTIKHLFRKVITVDFPFELVEPAPRFRGVHGLRNVDGTEKDDFQAWVKKLKIKPPEMGETRCIACKFCQAACPVPEIFIIKAEKLDVPEDHPHHGLKVLSQFDMDLSKCMFCGLCTLACPTVCIIHTDIYDLSSYTRRGWVLNKETLSKIADDFIARRGKEKYDDKSEWPDWQKIWDEADAARAKAWDNNPPKLGPNYADQQ
- a CDS encoding SAM-dependent methyltransferase; the encoded protein is MKLTGKEELISIIKDRIKSEGKISFRDFMDIALYYPELGYYTSPEEKIGGFGDFFTASELDRAFGELLAKQFVEIYNKLKTDKFQLVELGAGKGYLAYDILNYLKSYHPDIHQKTEYIIIEKSPYHIQTQKKLLSEFENVKWVQDIIDFEDESITGVIFSNELFDAFPVHLIRKIKSKIYEVFITLDENDEVKEVLEEANEDILRYLKELNINLPEGMQTEINLDAVDYIKKIGRKLKKGYVITIDYGYPSAELYKPYRMRGTLLCYYRHRYSENFYENVGMQDITSHVNFSALKYYGHVAGLDFTGFTDQAHFLTNLGLMDIFAQLQEQNDIESYERLNRLKTLVLPKGMGEKFKVLVQHKNVENPQIQGLEMLPYASDRYKL
- a CDS encoding glycosyltransferase encodes the protein MVLLKTVLKNLVPKDIEIKKITDENISEDIKVAYISKSVTLQQIDRIFQKAKIIGISTQDKNLENYIKQNFNLLLTINTDKENIIVFSKFHKTTNFIKPIISICIPSYNRKEVVLKAVSLWNTQKNISPDIYEIIIVENGSDLLSEEDFKEYKNIKLLKIPEGNIGLARKISVEKASGEFLLLVNDDTYPSEDLLIKHLTYQLLFSKEKIAILGKFLLHPDFIKDKKSQVIVENCLDFSQNCLKDGTIINDIAFFVTNNLSIRKKYVLKAGNFSEELKRGGEDSELGYKFFQKGGIVLFKEDLIAYHYHNYIKNLDKIMFNRGITSAHMISKNEKFYKDFYEKNIQHINLMFKTINTINLKRFEEAFSKKFLHYLYYRYKHQYYRGLLKGFFKYINPVKFRRFFSIYKNPPIISIFVSIDKNNYKNLKVFVKSLLKQTYSNWELIVITKNNIEKIDKLLNKLVPQNKYILINNGSNMSKSDIKGKYVALLKPDNVLMPYYIESITKFYSISDTPIIYGDYIDGQNVKVNPIFENIEDYLKFYSEGNILIPETFVFKRKILLKNNVELSNISQMIPSLFIKYLPEKIDLPLIILSKPIIQDWYEIYSNINHLIFLETEKIKYLLKLLQAILNSNSGIFREKALKAIINDIKNISSDKELIHFLKQIESKLSNV